A portion of the Gigantopelta aegis isolate Gae_Host chromosome 10, Gae_host_genome, whole genome shotgun sequence genome contains these proteins:
- the LOC121383605 gene encoding uncharacterized protein LOC121383605: MMTLPRFLGFRLLLVMGLLLLSSSLIKGDGDSCVNKCDYFDKGTHPHCGNCRQFIKCTWGRTYALTCPSNLLWDTKKITCNYPHMATCKCAECGNPVDEYTPEPKTRPTEYPQYECPSMMCRGHGTSLLPHCSDCRKFVSCVHDKLAAIQLCNYYYKFDVFEKKCKPPLDAVCLSYETPVPTRYPTRAPTRYPTRAPTRYPTRAPTRYPTRYPTRYPTRAPTRYPTRAPTRYPTRYPTRYPTRAPTRYPTRAPTRYPTRYPTRAPTRYPTKAPTPYPTKGEFQ; this comes from the exons ATGATGACGCTTCCAAGGTTTCTCGGGTTTCGTCTTTTACTTGTGATGGGACTTCTTCTCTTGTCTTCTTCATTAATAAAGGGGGACG GTGACAGCTGCGTGAATAAGTGTGACTACTTTGACAAGGGCACGCATCCTCACTGTGGcaactgtcgccagttcatcaAGTGCACGTGGGGCAGAACCTATGCTCTAACCTGCCCCTCCAATCTACTGTGGGACACCAAGAAGATCACCTGCAACTATCCTCACATGGCGACATGCAA GTGTGCCGAGTGCGGAAATCCGGTGGACGAATATACGCCTGAACCAAAGACCAGGCCCACAGAATACCCAC AGTACGAGTGCCCCTCGATGATGTGCCGCGGTCACGGCACGTCGCTACTGCCGCACTGTTCAGACTGCCGTAAATTCGTCAGCTGCGTCCACGACAAGCTGGCTGCCATACAgctatgtaattattattacaagttTGACGTGTTCGAGAAAAAATGCAAACCACCACTTGACGCTGTATGTCT atCGTACGAGACGCCAGTTCCAACACGTTATCCAACAAGAGCTCCGACACGATATCCAACAAGAGCTCCGACACGTTATCCAACAAGAGCTCCGACGCGTTATCCAACACGTTATCCAACAAGATATCCAACAAGAGCTCCGACACGTTATCCAACAAGAGCTCCGACGCGTTATCCAACACGTTATCCAACAAGATATCCAACAAGAGCTCCAACACGTTATCCAACAAGAGCTCCAACACGTTATCCAACCAGATATCCAACAAGAGCTCCAACACGGTATCCAACAAAAGCTCCGACACCTTATCCAACCAAAGGCGAGTTTCAATAA